One region of Ostrinia nubilalis chromosome 14, ilOstNubi1.1, whole genome shotgun sequence genomic DNA includes:
- the LOC135078258 gene encoding ribosome-recycling factor, mitochondrial, translated as MCVFPPFFKIKLLCGSAIKIETLVCSNSTNFTIIRNYAKGKDKGKDKKGKGAKIQVDPAQMSELVAVDKIKERCNAVIDKMKEDFAKNLSLRSTTGSIDSLPVKFQGKDYELQELAQIVRKNPKTIVINFASFPQAIPDALKAISTSGLNLNPQQDGTTLYVPVPKVTKEHREALAKNAKALYIKCRDALKDVQNDFIKKAKKQTGVSEDLVFSVTKQITAMCEEFHNQAKNIYETKHNELVGK; from the coding sequence tccacctttttttaaaatcaaactactgtgcggtAGTGCCATAAAAATTGAAACTTTAGTCTGCAGCAATTCTACAAATTTTACTATAATTAGAAACTATGCTAAAGGTAAAGACAAAGGAAAAGATAAGAAAGGAAAAGGTGCCAAAATACAAGTAGATCCTGCTCAAATGTCGGAGCTTGTGGCCgtggataaaataaaagaaagatgTAATGCAGTTATTGATAAAATGAAGGAGGATTTCGCAAAAAATCTATCCTTACGCTCTACGACCGGCTCTATCGACTCGTTGCCAGTGAAATTTCAAGGCAAAGATTACGAATTACAAGAATTGGCTCAGATAGTCCGCAAAAACCCCAAAACTATAGTGATAAACTTTGCTTCATTTCCTCAAGCTATTCCTGATGCTCTAAAAGCCATTTCTACTTCTGGATTAAACTTGAATCCCCAACAGGATGGTACCACACTTTATGTTCCTGTCCCCAAAGTGACAAAAGAGCATAGAGAAGCTTTAGCAAAAAACGCTAAGGCTTTGTATATAAAGTGCAGGGATGCTCTCAAAGATGTCCAAaatgatttcattaaaaaagcCAAAAAGCAAACTGGAGTTTCTGAAGATCTAGTGTTCAGTGTTACTAAACAAATTACTGCCATGTGTGAAGAGTTTCATAATCAGGCCAAGAATATTTATGAAACCAAACACAATGAACTTGTAGGCAAATGA